The DNA region CGGCGAATGGACCCCCGCCGCCGCCCCACGCCTTCCTCCCGAACTGATGAGGCGAGTCGAAGCTCACTTCCTGGATGCATCCCGGGACCTGGTCGAGGAACTGGGAAACCGCACGAGCACCTGGGGCAGAGTTCTCGCCGATCTCCAGATCGAGCAGCACCCCGAAGAAGGCGACGGCCGTGAAGCTCTCGAGGTTGCGCTCGCTGACTTGGCCCATCGCATCCGGGACTCCAGTCCGGTCCTGTGCACGCTCCAAGACGACCTCGCCGGAATCACCGACGCCCAGGCCGGCGTCGGACGGGTCGAGGTACAACCCCTGCCTCCGCGCCTCGAAGAACTGGCCAGAACGGCGGAGGTGGTGCTTCATCAACCGGAACAGCCGGTTCTGCCGCTCCGACAGCACGGGCTCGGCAGCCGGAGTCTCGCCACGATGCTCGTCTTCCACACCCTGGCAAGGCTCCGACTCGGCGCCGACAGCGGTTTCCAGCCACACCTGCTCACGTTGCTCGAGGAACCCGAGGCGCACCTGCATCCCCAAGCCATCTTCGCGTTGCGAAGCCTCCTGGACCGGCTACCCGGACAACGCATCGTATCGACGCATTCCTCGCAACTCGTAGCGGACGCTGACCCACGGTCCGTTAGGGTCCTGCGGCGCTCGGGAGCCTCCACACGGGTTCTACTACTCTCTCCCGAGACCGCGAAACAGACGCACCAGTTTCGCCGCTACGTCGAGCGTCCTTTCGGTGAAATCATGTTCGCCAGAGCCATCGTGCTCTGTGACGGCAGCACCGAAAGGGGAGTACTTCCGATCCTGCTACACCGCCATTTCGGGAGCAATCCCGCGGGGTTCGGCATTTCCTTCGTCGATTGTGAATCGATGAACGACGCCCGGACGCAGAAAATACTGCGCGCCGCCCACGACTTGGCGCTGCCGTGGCTAGTCTTTGCCGACAACGATCGCGAGGGCCGCGACGCTCTGCGTCGAATCACGCATCCCGCGACGGGCCGGCAGCTCACCACGGATTCCGACGAAGTCGTCATGAGCGGCCAACAGCAGGTGGAGCGACTTCTGGTCGACGCCGGATATACCACCGAGATAGAGCAGGTCGCGCAGGACAACGGCATGCAGATGCCCGCTGGCGACAATCCACATCTGGATTTCCTGAGGAAGAACAAACCCTGGGCCGCCGAACAGGTCGCCGTTCAGGCGATGGAGGCCGACAAGCCGCTTCCGGAGCCCGTCCTAGCCCTGGCCCGGAAACTGCACGCCGTCCTCGGCATCACCCAAACCGAGCCGGTGGAGAAACCGTGAGTCCGCGTGTACCCCGCTCCCTCACGCCCGATCAGGAGCGCGCCATTTCGGCGACACGTCGCGAGGTGCTCGTAGTGGCGCCAGCCGGCAGCGGCAAGACCGAAGTCCTGATCCAGCGCGTGATTCGGACTCTCAAGCACAGCGCCGGCGAAGCGTTTCGGCTGCTCGTAGTGACGTTCACGGTCAAGGCGGCGGAAGAACTGAAGCAACGTGCTCGTGCAGCCGTCGCCGACGAGCTGTGGCGGGTGGACGCCGACACGATTCACGGTTTCGCGCTCGATTGGCTGAAGCGGTATGGAAGGGAGATCGGTATCGGGCCCGACGTGGTAGTGCTGAGCGACGACATCGATCGCGTGGCGGTCCTCGCGGAGTATCTCCGGTCCATCGGACTGGGCGACGACCTCGGCAGTGACGACGGATCCGGCCTGAGAAGGGTGATTGAGGCCATCGACACTCATCGAACTGGACACAATGGACAGCATCGTGCGTGCACCAGCGACTACACCCACCTCGGAGTTTCGATGCAGGAGCTTGCAGATGCCTACAGCGCCGGCCTGCAGGCCCGGGGGGCGGTCGATTTCCCGGGGATGCTGTCGAGCCTGATGGAACTGCTGGACGAGGATCCCTGGGTACTCGAGCATTTCCGCACGCTGTACCGCTGCATCCTGGTCGATGAGGGCCAGGATCTCACGCTGGTCCAATCGGCTCTCCTGCGACGGCTCGCGGGCGAGGGCATCGACCTGTTCGTCGTGGCCGACGACAGGCAGTCGATACGAGGATACGCCGGCGGTGCATTTACTCACGCGCAGGCGCTCGTGCCGTCGGCGGCCCCGGATCCATTGCACCTGCGCCACAACTTTCGCTGCGCACAGGTGATCCAGCGGGCGGCCGAGGCGATCCTGAGACCGGTCGGAGATACTCGCCACGTCGCGCTGCCGGAGAACACGCCGCCCGGTCGAGTCCGCTTCGTTCCCCTGAAGTCTCCCGAAGCGGAGGCATACTGGATAGCGGAGTGGACCAGCGGGCTGCTCAAGACAGGGCTCGATCCCGAGGTCATCGCCGACGGCGAGGATCCATCGGTCGTGCCCGAAGACGTCGCAATCGCCCTCAGAACGCGCTGGATCCTCGCCCCGATCGTCGACGCCCTGGCTGAGCGCGGCATCCGGTGCGTGGTGCAGACGGATACCTCGGTATTCCTTCCGGAACCCGAAGCGAGACTGTTCGTGGATTGCCTCGCGTTCGGGGTAAACGCGAATAATGCGCCAGCGGCTCGCAGGAGCATCGAGGAACTGCGTGACTGGACCGGCGACGACCTGTCAGGAGATCCGTTGCAGGCTCTCCGGAGCGTCCGGAATGCCTCTCTGGAATCCGTAGCTGAACTCGTCACCCGGTGTCTGCTCGGAGGGGCCGACCTCGAACAGGCGATGGAGGCGGTCGCTGAACTGGGAAAGACCCATGACTGGCCGAGAGGAGCTCGCACTCTCTCGGATGTCTGGAGGGACTATCGGACCGCATCGACAGTCCAGAGTCGGTCTCCACAGGGGTTCCTGGCGCATCTCGCCAGAACGCAAAGGACTCGCCCCACCGACCCGGGCGTACGACTGCTCACGATAGACCGTGCGAAGGGGCTGGAGTTCAAGGCGGTGGCCCTGATCGGCGTTCGTGACGGCCTGATACCGCACTACCGCGCCAACAACCCACTCGAACGCAACGAGGAACGCCGACGGCTCTACGTGGCAATGACCCGTGCGGCCCGCGAGTTGGTCATCACATGGCCGACGACGACCGTCGACAGGTACGGTAGAACGCACGAACAGTCACCGTCACCGTTTCTCGTGGAAGCGGGACTCCTGGCCAGCGTTGGCCGGACTACGTAGCGGCTTCGTACCCGGAGCGCAAGCACTCCACAGGCGCGGCCGTTACAGTATCGAGCGCCGGCCGGATGTGCGCCGATCCGCGGAGCTGCCGGCCAATGCGACGGTTCAGTTTCGAAATTGTGCTGGTCGCGGTGCTGCTGTAGCCGGTTGACGGCTGCGCCCGAGGCAGAGGAGTGGCCGTTCGGCGAAGCGGCGGGTTCGGGACGCGCCATCGGAACGCGAGCCGATCGGTTGCCGGAGCGGGGTTGCCCCCCGTGCGTGGCCATCAGTGATAGACCCGAATCGATGCCAAGAGGACCGAGGGATGAGTGGAGACCGGCCGACCCGGTCGCGTGCGCCGTGCAGGTCGCCGACCGGCGAGATTGAGGAACCTACGAGGATCCGCGTCGACCAGATCCGGCAGCGGACAAGGATCGCGTCAGCAGGCGCGGTAAGGCCCGTGCCACAGCCCTAACGGCGACGCGAGATTGCCTCGACAGCGCTAGAACGCGTTGGGGGGCGTCGTGAGTAGGGAGCTGGAGTCTCCCTGCCCCTCAGACTCAGCGCCCTTGTCGTCCCGTCCCACCAGCCCCCAGGCGTTCCCAGACTTGAAGATCGTGCCGCGCTTTTTGAGCCGGTACAGGGCGGTATGCAGATGTCCTCGCGTGATGTCGCGCTCTTGCGACAGGTATCCCCAGAGATCATCGGTCGTCATCATCCCGTCGCGCGTAATGAGCTTCAACGTGGCCGCAGGAAGCGGGACGGTAGCCGAAGCCGGGTGAAGAGAAGCCTCACGAGATGCGTCGGCCTCATCTAGGACACTGAGTGCCGCTTCAAGGCGCTGTTGCTCGTTGTCGATCTCTTGAAGTTGTCGATCCAGAGCTTCACGCCGCCGAACAAGATCGGCCCGTTTCGACTCAACAAAGCTCCTATAATCAGTCATTTGGCACCTGTTTCATTTGTGGTAAAATCAGGGGACGGATGTGGGGCCGGGTTTCCCCGACCCCTCGCCCGCGACGGGCGGCGCTCACCTCATGGGCTCCCCCTTCCGGGGCGTGACCGTCGGGGGCAACGCATCGGGTGTGACCCACCACAGATCGCCAATGCGTTGCCCCTCTCACCACGCCTGATATCAGTCTACACGCCCACATCACAGCACGCAAGCAGCGCGCCCGAAAAATATCACACCGGTCACCGGGAGGCCTGACATCACATGCCAGCTTCACGTGGCGCCTTGGGCATGAAAAGGCCGTCAGCCTGCGAAGCGCGCCGCCATCATCAACCTGCTCGTCGAGGGCCCGTCGCTACGGTCGATCAGTCGCGTCACGGGCGCGTCCATCAACCCGGCCACCAAGCTGCTCGTGGACGCGGGCGAGGCGGGCGTCGCATTCCATAACGAGATGGTCCGCAACGTCAAGGCGGACCGCGTCCAAGTCGATGAGATCTGGCAGTTCTGCTACGCCAAGGCGCACAACGTCGAGACGGCCAAGGCTGCCGCGGATGGGGCGGGCGACACGTGGACGTGTACCGCGCTGGACGCAGACTCGAAGCGGATCGTCCCGTGGCTGCTTGGCGACCGGTACGGTCACGCCGCCTACGACTTCATGACGGATCTGGCCGAGCGCCTGGCCGGCCGCGTACAGCTCACGTCAGACGGCCTGCGAGTCTACGAGGGGGCGACTACACGCAGTTGAGCAAGGTGCTCGGCAACCCGCGCAAGACTTCCGCGTGCTGGCGTCACAAGACACTGCGCTTGCCCCGGCGCAGGCGGGCAGCTCGAGCGACACGTGGCACGATGCAGAGTGCATTGTCGGCCTGATCTACGCACGAGCCCCGGAGCCGGAACCGCGCGGACCGCACAAGAAGCCCGCCAAGGCTCAGATTTCAAACTGCAACACTACCGAACCCAGGCAGCTCACGGCGCGTCGTTGGTGATGCGGTAGAGCCTCGACTGCGTTCGCAGGATGAGGCTGCCGTGCGCGATGGCCGGCGTCGCCAGCGCCATCTCGTCGAGGTCGTTCGTGCCCACTATCGAGAATTCCGAACCGGCCTCCATCACATAGGTGATCCCGTCCTCGCTCAGGGCGAAGATCTTCCCGTTGTAGGCCCACGGAGACGCGGTGAAGCCGTGGCCGGGAGCGATTCGTCGGCGGCCGTAGATCTCCTCTCCCGTGCGGGCGTCGTGACACAGCAGAAAGCCGCGGTCGAGCAGCGTGTAGTAGTAGTCGCCGTAGACCAGCGCCGACGTGCTGTAGGTGCCGAGCAGCGGTTGGTACCACGCGATGTGGTCGTTGCTCGCTTCGCCCTCGGCCAGCGAGATGTCGCCCGACGCGCCCGGCCGGATGGCGTAGACCGGCCGCGGGAAACCGCCGGGATAGCCGGAGCTCAAATACAGCAGGCCGTGGCCGGCGAACGGCGTCGGCACGACGTTGACGGTCATTCCGCCCAGCTCCCAGAGCTGGTTGCCGTCCAGGTCGTAGGAGCGGATCCTGCGGCGGCCGGTGGTCACGATCTCGGTCCGCACCTCGTTCTCCCAGACGAAGGGCGTCGACCAGTTCTCCGTCTCGTCCCGGTCGATGCGCCACACCTGCTCGCCGGTGGCGGTGTCGAAGGCGGCCAGAAACGACCGGGTGGTGTTGTCGTTGACGATGTACAGGCGCCCGTCGTGCAGCACCGGCGAAGCCGCGCTGCCGAACTCCTGCCCGCCGTTGAAGGCGCCGACCTCGGCGGTCCAGACCGTCTCGCCGCTCAGGTTGAGCGCGGCGACGAGCCCGACGGCGCCGAAGTAGACGTACACCCGCCGCCCGTCGGTGACCGGCGTCTCCGAGGCGAAGCTGTTCTTGATGTGCTTCAGCTCGGGCGGCGCCAGGGTGTCCAGCTCGCGCGCCCAGCGGATGCGGCCGGTGGCGAAGGAGACGTCGTACACCATCCAGCGATGCTCGGCCGTCGACCGCTGCTTGCCGAACTCGTCGCCCGGGTCGTACAGCCCCGGCACCGGCTGCAGCTCCTCGCCCGCGCTGATCGCCGCCGTCACGAAGACATGGTCGCCCGCCACTACCGGCGAGCTCCAGCCCAGGCCGGGAACCTCGACCGACCAGGCGACGTTCTCCGTCCTGCTCCAGGTGTCCGGCAGGGCCGGATCGTCGGCCACCGCCCCGGCGTTGAGGCCCCGAAACTGCGGCCACTCCGCCGGCGCCTGGGCCAGGACCGGCGGCCCCGTCCCGAGCACCACGAACCCCGCCGCGCCGAAAGCCACGAACGCGGCAAGCAGCCCCGCGCGCCTCCACTGTCTCATCGTCATCGCTGAGCGCCCCCTTGGAAGCCCGTGGCCAAGCGCCGCGGCGTTTTCACCACGCTCCCTCGCGACATACTACCCGGCGACGGCCTTCGGGGTGGCGGGCCGGCCTGCCGACACGCTCCGCTCCCCGCTTCCGGCGCCTGGGCGGTACCGCACAAATCCGCGCCGGCGCACCACCAAAACTGCTATCTTTAGACTTTCCGGAGGCAGAATCGTGTCGTTCTCCGAAGACACTCACGCAATGGGAGGAAAACGGTGACCAGACGCAGTCTTCACCTGGCGGTCGTGCTCTTCGCCGGCCTGGCGCTCCTGGCCGGCACGGCGGCGGCGCAGGACGACTCCTGGACGGCGCCGCGAACCGCCTTCGGCCACCCTGACCTGCAGGGGGTCTGGGCCAACAACAACGCCACGCCGCTCCAGCGGCCGGAAGTGCTGGGCGACCGCGAGTTCCTCACCGAAGAGGAAGTCGCCGCGCTGCAATCCCACGCCGAAGAGCTCTTCGCCCTCGACGGGGGCGACGCCGCCTTCGGCGACAGCGTCTTCACGGCGGCGCTGAACGCGGTGCAGAACTTCAGCTCGCGCGACACCGCCACCGGGAACTACAACCAGTTCTGGATGGTCGAGCGCGACTGGGACAACCGCACTTCCCTCGTCGTCGATCCGCCCAACGGCCGGCTGCCCGCGCGCACCGCGGCGGCCACGATGCGGGCCGAGACGGCCAGCATGAAGCGGCAGCGCCACGCCATCTGGACCGACGACCGCAGCCTCGGCGAGCGCTGCGTCAGCTTCGGCGCGCCGCGGCTCGGCGCGGGCTACAACAGCTATTACCAGCTCTTTCAGACGCCCGACCACGTGGTCATCCTGATGGAGATGGCCCACGACGCGCGGATCATCCCGCTCGACGGGCGGCCCCATCTCGATGACGGCGTCCGGCAGTGGCTCGGCGACTCGCGCGGCTACTGGGACGGCGACACCCTGGTGGTGGAGACGAAGAACTACTCGCCGTTCGCCAACTTCATGGGGGCGGCCGAGCACCTGCACATCACCGAGCGCTTCACGCGCGTGAGCGACGACGTGCTGCAGTACGAGATCACGGCCAACGACGCGACGACGTGGGAGCGGCCTTGGACGGCGATGATTCCGCTGCGCAGCAGTCCCGACGCGCTCTACGAGTACGCCTGCCACGAGGGCAACATCGGCATGGAGGGCATCCTCGCCGGCGCGCGGCACCAGGAGGCCCAGGAGGCGGAGGCCGCGGCCGCCAGCCGCTGATCCGCTGACGAACCGGCGTCTTCCGCACGGCCGCCTTCCGATCCTGCATCGGAGGGCGGCCGTTTTCTTTGCCAAGCCCTCGGGGACGGGCTGTCGGCGGCCAGGCGCGTTCGTCACGCGGCGCGGATTCCCGCCCGGTCGCATGCTATCCTGACCGATTATCAGGAGGTGGATCATGGGCACGCACGACCCGCGTCGACCCCGGACACTGCTGCTCGCGACGGTCTGCGCGGCGCTCGTCGCCGGCGCCATCGCCGTCACCCACGCGCAGTCCACGGGCAGCGCCTACACGGCGCCCCGCACGGCCTGGGGAGCGCCCGATATCCAGGGCATCTGGACCAACGCCACGCTGACCCCGATCGAGCGCCCGGCGTCGATGTCCGACCAGGACGTGCTCACGGCGGAGGAAGCCGCGGCGTTCGAGACGTCGTCGGCCGAGGCGCGCGCCGCATCCGACCGCTTCATTCCGGGCAACGTCGGCGCCTACAACCAGTTCTGGATGGACGGCGGCAAGGTAGTGACCGGCGACCGCCGGACGTCGCTCATCACCGATCCGCCCGACGGGCGCATCCCGTGGACCGAGGCGGGGCGCGAGCGCCTCGCCGCGGACTCCGCCAAGTACGGCGTCGGCCCGTTCGATTCCTGGATCGACGCCGACACCGGCGAGCGCTGCCTCACCGACGGCCTGCCGTTCGTTCCGCTGCAGGGCTACAACATGAACTACCACATTCTGCAGTCCGAGGGCTGGGTGGCCATGCTGAACGAGATGTTCCACGAGTTCCGGCTGATCCCGACCGACGGACGGTCGCACATCCCGGTGCACGTCGGACAGTGGCTCGGCGACGCACGCGGCCGGTGGGAGGGCGACACCCTCGTGGTCGAGACGACCGCCTTCGCCGACCGGAGCGCCGACCTGTGGCGGGCGACCTGGCGCGGCGCGCGTCCCGGCCTGCACCTGGTCGAGCGGTTCACGCGCGTGGACGAGCAGACGCTGGACTACGAGTTCACGATGACCGACCCCGACATGTTCACGCGGCCCTGGACGGCGCTGCTGCCCATGACCACCGACCACGAGTCGCGCGGGGTCACGTCCGGTCCCATGTACGAGTACGCCTGCCACGAAGGCAACTACGGTCTGCTGAACATCATGCGCGGCGCGCGCGCGGAGGACGCGCAGTAGTCGCTCGAGAGCGTCCGGTCGGGCATGGGCGCGACGGAGAACGCCGTTGCCGACGAAGGTGTGAACGTCGTCATCTCCGGCTCCAGGCCTGTCGGACCGCAAGGATGCGCTCCGCCGTAAAGACGTTTTCTGCCCCCGCCGGGAGGATGCCATGTGTTCGCTCAGGTTCCGCCGACGCCTCGCCGCCGTCAGTCTCGTCGTGATCGGAGCTCTGCTCTGGCAGGGCGCGGAGCGTGCCGCAGCGCAGGTGCGCCCCGACGCCCCCGGCAGTACCCCGGTGGTACGCCTCGACGAGCCGCGCATTCCGCCGCTTCCGGAAGCCGAATGGACGGCCGAGCAGCGTGCGCTCGTCGAGAAGTACGCCTCCGAGGTACGCATCGGCAACGCCTTCCGGACCATGCTGCGCGTGCCCGAGCTGGTCGAAGCGGTGATGCCGTTCGTCCTCTTCACGTCGATCGACTCGACCCTGTCGGCCCGGCACCGGGCGCTGCTGATCCTGCGGACGGCCTGGCTGACCCGGTCGAGCTACCTCTGGGCCGACCACGTGCCGACCGCCCGGGCGGCGGGCGTCATGCCGGGCGAAATCCGGCGCGTCGCCGAGGGGCCCGGCGCAACGGGGTGGGACCCGTTCGAGGCCACGCTGCTGCGGCTCGCCGACGAGCTGTACGTCAACTCGTCGGTGCGCGACGCCACCTGGGACGCGCTGGCCGCCCGCTACGACCTCTACAACCTGTTCGACGCGGTGATGGCGGTCAACGAGACGACGCTGGTCGCGATGCTCTACAACTCGTGGGGCGTGCAGCCGGACGACAACGCTTATGCGCGCTTCCCCGCCGACGTGCCGTACGCCCTCGACGTGCCGGCCCCGGAGCCGCCGCTCACCACGCCTCGCGTTGCCCCGCTCGAAGGGGAAGGCATCCGGGTGCGCCGGACGATGGGGCGCTACCCCGAGCTGCAGGCCGCGCGCAGCGGGCAGTCCGGCTACGTGAACCGGATCTCGCCGCTCACGCCCTACTTTCGCGAGCTGCTGATCCTGCGCATCGGCTGGAACTGCCAGGCCGTCTACGAGTGGGCCAAGCACGTCGGCAGCGTGGGCCGAGCGCGCGACCACGGGCTGGAGCCGGAGCGGATCGCGCTCGGCGCCGGCGCCGGCTGGGACGAGTTCGAAGCGGCGCACGTGCGCGCGGCGGACGAGATCTACCGGGACGGCATCGTCTCGCAGGAGACGTGGGACACCCTGGCCGAGCGCTACGACACGCGCGAGATGATGAGCGTCGTGATGACGGTGGCCAACTACCGCCTCGTCTCGATGTCGCTCAACGCGCTCGGCGTGCAGCCGCAGGAGACGGACGAACTGTTTCCCGACGTAGAGCTGCCCTGACCTGGAACCTGGCAGGCCGGGCTCGCATGCCGTGCAGCAGCCGCGGGCCGGGTCCGGCCAGGCCTCGACGGGACACCGGCGATGCGCACGCCGGCGCCACGATGTGGCGGTGACTACCGGCCGTGCCACGCGGCGCGGCGCGGCCAGCGCGGCCCGTCCTCGAAGAACCGGACGCCGCTGCCGATCCGGTCGTAGTCGCCGAGCTCCGCGCGGGCCTCGTCGGCGAGCGCGCTCAGCCGCTCGACGACCTCCGGATGCCGCGCCGCCACGTCGACCTGCTCGCCGATGTCGGTCTCCAGGTTGTACAGGGCCAATTCGGCGACCGGCTCCAGCAGCTCGCCGCGGAACGCGCCGCCGCGCGAGAGCAGCCACTCGGACTCGTCGCGCCCGGGACGCGGGAACACCAGCTTCCAGGGACCGCTGCGGACGGCATCCAGGCGGGTCTCCCGGTAGTAGTAGAACGCCTCGTGGGGGCTGACCGCACCCGGCTCGCCGCGCATCAGCGCCGAGATGTCCCGCCCGTCGATGAGGCGGTCGGCAGGCAGGTCCGCCCCGGCCAGCGCGATGAACGTCGGCAACAGGTCCATGTTGGTGGCGATCGCGTCCGTCTCCGTGCCGGCAGGAACGTGACCCGGCCCCCACATCACCGTCGGCACGCGGATGCCGCCCTCCCAGGTCGTCCCCTTGGCGCCGCGCAGCGGCCCGGACGATCCCGAGTGCTCCGTGATCGCGGCGGTGTAGCGCGGCAGTGAGTGGTTGCTCCAGGGTCCGTTGTCCGAGGTGTAGACGACGATGGTGTTGTGGTCGATCTCCAGCTCCCGCAGCAGATCGAGAATCTCCCCGGTGCTGGCGTCCAGCTCCTCGATGACATCGCCGTAGAGACCGCGGGCGGACCCGCCCCGAAACCGCTCGCCGGCGCCGAGAACCACGTGCGGCATGGTGTGGGCGACGTACAGGAAGAACGGCCGGTCCGCGTGGCGCCGGATGAAGGAGAGCGCCTCGTCCGTGTAGCGCCGCGTGAGATCGTCGAGCCCGGCCGACTCCTCGATACGCTCCTCGTTGCGGTGCACCCAGTGCACCTCGCCGCTGTCGTTGGCGCCGACCACCCCGAACCACTCGTCGAAGCCGCGGCGTACGGGGCTCAACTCCGGGCGCCAGCCCCGGCGCCGCTGCGTGATGTCGACCTTCCCGACCATGCCGGTCGCGTAGCCGGCCGCCTGCAGCACCGAGGGCAGCAGGATCTCCCGCTCGTGCACGTAGGGAAAGCTCCGCTTTTCGTTGCCGTACTCGCCGACCCGGATCGGATAGCTGCCCGTCAGCAGCGCCGTGCGCGACGGCCCGCACAGCACCTGGGCGTAGAAGCTGGTGAAGCGCATGCCCTCGCCCGCCATGCGATCGATGCGCGGCGTCTCGAAGTCGGTCGCGCCGAACACGCCGAGATCGCCGTAACCCTGGTCGTCGGCGAAAACGATGATGAAGTTCGGCCGCTGCGGCTGCCCGGGCACTCTCGCCGTTGCCGGCGAACCGGCGACCATGGGCGCCGCAGAACCCGAGACGCCCGCCAGCGCCCCAGCCAACAGCACGAGAAACGCGCTCACTCTCAGCTTCATCGTGTCGTCACCTTCTCCCGTCTGCCTGCCGTCGGGCCCTGATGATCGGTCGGAAGCCGCCTGACTATCGCAGGGCAAGTCACGTACACTGTAGTGCATGCTTCGGCCAGAGCCGCGTGACGATGACGCGGTGCGCGAGGCCCGGCGGCAATCATTGCTCGTCAGCCGCCGCGACTCCGAACGCGAGACGCTCGACTTCATCGAGCAGGCGATCGAAGATGGCCCGAAGCCCTCGACAACACGCTCCGTTGCTTGCTATCGCTCGACGGACCACGACGGGTAAGGATTTCCGCCATGCACACTGACACCACTCGCCACCCATCGAACTCTCCCGCACACCGTTCGCCCCGCCGGCCGCTCAGCCGGCGAGCGTTTCTCGGAGCCACGGTCGCGTCCACCACGATTGCGCCGGCGCTGGCCGCCGCGCAGCAGGCAAGCCTGCCGCCGTACGAGCCGCGCGACTGGTCGGGACAGAATCCGCTGCACTATCCGGACCCGGACATCATCGCGCTCGATCCGCGGTTCCGGCCCTACATCCTCTTCAACACGCCGATCCGCCGGCACTACATCGGCACGCTGTGGGCGGAGGGCCCGGCGTGGAACGGCAGCGGCCGCTACCTGGTCTGGAGCGACATTCCGAACAACCGCCAGTTGCGCTGGCTGGAGGAGGACGGCCACGTCAGCGTCTTCCGCAGCCCGTCCGGCCACAGCAACGGCAACACGTTCGATCACGAGGGACGGCAGATCTCCTGCGAGCACGGGAACCGGCGCGTGGCGCGTTACGAGCATTCCGGCGAGGTGACGGTCATCGCGGACCGCTACGAGGGCAGGCCCCTCAACTCGCCGAACGACGTGGTGGTCCATCCCGACCGCAGCATCTGGTTCACCGACCCGCCGTACGGCATTCGGGGCAGCTACGAGGGCTTTCCCGCCGAGCAGGAGCAGCCGCTGTCGGTCTACCGCGTCGACGGCGCTACCGGCGCGATCACCCGCGTCACCGACGAGATCGGCGCGCCGAACGGACTCTGCTTCTCGCCCGACTACGACCGGCTCTACGTCGCCGACACCGGCAGCGGGCAGGAGGTGAAGGTCTGGGACGTCGACGGCGAGACGCTGGTGAACGGCCGCACCCTCGTGCAACTCTCGGTGCCGGGCGATCCCGACGCGCGGTCGGTAGCCGACGGCATGCGCTGCGACGCGGACGGCAACGTCTGGGCCGGCGCCGTGCCGGGAGTGCAGGTCATCGCGCCGGACGGAGACGTCATCGGCATCATCCGCCTCCCGGAGCGGTGCGCCAACGTCTGCTTCGGCGGGACCCGGCGCAACCGGCTGTTCATGACCGCGAGCCAGTCGCTCTACTCGGTCTACGTCGGGGTGCGGGGCGCCGGCATCGCCTGACCCGAGCTTACGCGCGCAGGTCGTAGCACAACAGGCGCGGGCCCGCGCCCGTGAGCAGGTCCCGCGCGTTCTGCGTCACGTAGAGCAGGCCGCGCGACAGCACGGGCAGGCTCCACGACTCGCGGGCCGCGAACAGCCAGCCGCGCGAGATCTCCGTGTAGCCGTCGGGCGTCAGGTCCAGCCACAGCAGGTGCCCCAGCTCGCCCAGGGCCAGGAACTGCCCGTCCGCGGCGAGCAGCGACCCGCGCGCGGTGCCCAGGATCTGCTCGTACTCGCGCCCGTCGATGGTGAACCTCTCGCGCCACTGCGGAACCTCTCGCCAGGCCACCTCCCCCGTCGCGGCATCGATGCAGGCGAGGGAGGAATCGCCCATGTTGCGCCCGTCGAACCCGTAGAGGTAGCCGTCGCGATGAATGGGCGTGTTGAAGTGCAGCGCGAAATCCCGTGTGGTCCATGCCACGTCATGCGTGAAATCGGGCCGCACCTCGACGAGGGCCCCGCCGGCGCGGTAGCTCGCGGTGATGAACACCTTGTCGTCGAAAACGACCGGGCAGGCGGCGTTGACCGACTCGTACGTGCGACTGC from Acidobacteriota bacterium includes:
- a CDS encoding sulfatase, with product MKSSVSRSESRRLTSNDCRRASRTASSSRGSGRSMHYSVRDLPCDSQAASDRSSGPDGRQTGEGDDTMKLRVSAFLVLLAGALAGVSGSAAPMVAGSPATARVPGQPQRPNFIIVFADDQGYGDLGVFGATDFETPRIDRMAGEGMRFTSFYAQVLCGPSRTALLTGSYPIRVGEYGNEKRSFPYVHEREILLPSVLQAAGYATGMVGKVDITQRRRGWRPELSPVRRGFDEWFGVVGANDSGEVHWVHRNEERIEESAGLDDLTRRYTDEALSFIRRHADRPFFLYVAHTMPHVVLGAGERFRGGSARGLYGDVIEELDASTGEILDLLRELEIDHNTIVVYTSDNGPWSNHSLPRYTAAITEHSGSSGPLRGAKGTTWEGGIRVPTVMWGPGHVPAGTETDAIATNMDLLPTFIALAGADLPADRLIDGRDISALMRGEPGAVSPHEAFYYYRETRLDAVRSGPWKLVFPRPGRDESEWLLSRGGAFRGELLEPVAELALYNLETDIGEQVDVAARHPEVVERLSALADEARAELGDYDRIGSGVRFFEDGPRWPRRAAWHGR
- a CDS encoding DUF3018 family protein, coding for MLRPEPRDDDAVREARRQSLLVSRRDSERETLDFIEQAIEDGPKPSTTRSVACYRSTDHDG
- a CDS encoding SMP-30/gluconolactonase/LRE family protein, yielding MHTDTTRHPSNSPAHRSPRRPLSRRAFLGATVASTTIAPALAAAQQASLPPYEPRDWSGQNPLHYPDPDIIALDPRFRPYILFNTPIRRHYIGTLWAEGPAWNGSGRYLVWSDIPNNRQLRWLEEDGHVSVFRSPSGHSNGNTFDHEGRQISCEHGNRRVARYEHSGEVTVIADRYEGRPLNSPNDVVVHPDRSIWFTDPPYGIRGSYEGFPAEQEQPLSVYRVDGATGAITRVTDEIGAPNGLCFSPDYDRLYVADTGSGQEVKVWDVDGETLVNGRTLVQLSVPGDPDARSVADGMRCDADGNVWAGAVPGVQVIAPDGDVIGIIRLPERCANVCFGGTRRNRLFMTASQSLYSVYVGVRGAGIA